In one window of Kiritimatiellia bacterium DNA:
- a CDS encoding Gfo/Idh/MocA family oxidoreductase, which yields MSAPVRVGVVGVGSLGEHHARIYASLPGATLAAIYDLDARRAETIAHRYGAYAAGSLDDFASRVEAASVVVPTDRHREVAVALLSRGLHLLVEKPIAATTAEAQEMVALAEARGCILQVGHVERFNPVLSVLEHAAGRPRFVEAHRLAPYPPGRPDGPPRGTEVSVILDLMIHDLEILLHLVRAPVAEIRAVGVPVLSPTEDIANVRLSFADGTIANVTASRISPERMRKIRVFYEQAYVSLDYLNQSGEIYRLDRGRIVREAVPIERGEPLRNELASFVDCVARHAEPVVDGRQAARALQLAIEIHRRLAEGPS from the coding sequence GTGAGCGCACCGGTCCGCGTGGGCGTGGTCGGCGTCGGCAGCCTCGGCGAGCACCATGCGCGCATCTACGCCTCCCTGCCCGGCGCAACGCTCGCCGCCATCTATGACCTGGATGCGCGCCGCGCCGAGACGATCGCGCACCGTTACGGCGCATACGCCGCAGGTTCGCTCGACGATTTCGCCAGCCGCGTCGAGGCCGCCAGCGTGGTGGTCCCGACCGACCGTCATCGCGAGGTCGCGGTCGCACTGCTCTCCCGCGGCCTCCACCTTCTGGTCGAAAAACCCATCGCGGCAACCACCGCTGAGGCGCAGGAAATGGTCGCGCTCGCGGAGGCGCGCGGCTGCATTTTGCAGGTCGGCCACGTCGAGCGGTTCAACCCCGTGCTGTCCGTGCTGGAGCATGCGGCCGGCCGCCCTCGCTTTGTCGAGGCGCATCGGCTCGCCCCCTATCCCCCCGGCCGGCCGGACGGCCCTCCCCGCGGCACCGAGGTCAGCGTGATTCTCGACCTGATGATCCACGACTTGGAAATCCTACTGCATCTGGTCCGCGCGCCCGTCGCCGAGATCCGCGCAGTCGGCGTGCCGGTGCTCAGTCCCACCGAGGACATTGCGAACGTCCGGCTTTCATTCGCGGACGGCACGATCGCGAACGTCACCGCCAGCCGGATTAGCCCGGAACGCATGCGCAAAATCCGAGTGTTTTACGAACAGGCCTACGTCTCGCTCGACTATCTGAACCAAAGCGGCGAGATCTATCGGCTCGACCGCGGACGGATCGTGCGCGAGGCGGTGCCCATTGAGCGGGGAGAGCCGCTGCGCAATGAGCTGGCCTCGTTCGTCGACTGCGTTGCGCGGCACGCGGAACCGGTGGTGGATGGCCGCCAGGCGGCACGTGCGCTGCAGCTCGCGATCGAAATCCACCGCCGCCTCGCCGAAGGCCCCTCGTGA
- the lpxI gene encoding UDP-2,3-diacylglucosamine diphosphatase LpxI (LpxI, functionally equivalent to LpxH, replaces it in LPS biosynthesis in a minority of bacteria.), with translation MNSSGDTSPSAFADSTAAAVPSHLLLIAGRGIYPRLLAESARRHGVRRLSVIAFPGETDRAVRRLADEVRTVRVGAMNEFLAAVQATGASDAVMAGQISPLSLFRARPDAAMMELLRQLPARNARTIFGALVARLEDLGLRVHPACRFMEDAMPAPGRLSRREPDEREWSDIALGRRVAKATSALEVGQTVVVKEGVVLAVEAFEGTDAAIRRGGALAGAGAVVVKTARTGHDLRYDIPVIGARTMRVLRRARVRALAVEAGRTILLERARLIEEADRMNLAWVALPPDDSGGESLSL, from the coding sequence ATGAATTCTTCTGGTGATACGTCGCCGAGCGCGTTCGCGGATTCCACGGCCGCGGCAGTGCCATCGCACCTGCTCCTCATTGCCGGTCGTGGAATCTACCCGCGGCTGCTGGCGGAGTCCGCGCGACGCCATGGGGTCCGCCGTCTGTCGGTGATCGCGTTCCCGGGCGAAACCGACCGCGCCGTGCGCCGCCTCGCCGACGAGGTCCGCACCGTGCGCGTCGGCGCGATGAACGAGTTTCTCGCAGCGGTTCAGGCGACGGGTGCGTCCGACGCGGTGATGGCGGGTCAGATCTCACCGCTGAGCCTCTTCCGCGCGCGGCCCGACGCTGCGATGATGGAGCTGCTCCGGCAACTCCCGGCGCGGAATGCCCGGACCATTTTCGGGGCGCTCGTCGCCCGCCTCGAGGATCTTGGCCTGCGCGTGCATCCCGCCTGCCGCTTCATGGAAGATGCGATGCCGGCGCCGGGGCGCCTGAGCCGGCGCGAACCCGACGAACGGGAGTGGTCGGACATCGCACTGGGCCGTCGCGTCGCCAAAGCGACCAGCGCGCTGGAGGTCGGGCAGACCGTGGTGGTGAAGGAAGGAGTCGTGCTCGCCGTGGAAGCCTTTGAGGGTACCGATGCGGCCATTCGACGGGGCGGCGCGCTGGCTGGCGCAGGCGCCGTGGTGGTGAAGACCGCCCGTACCGGCCACGATCTGCGTTACGACATTCCCGTGATCGGCGCCCGGACGATGCGCGTGCTGCGCCGGGCACGTGTGCGCGCGCTCGCGGTGGAGGCGGGACGCACGATCCTGCTCGAACGGGCCCGACTCATCGAGGAGGCTGATCGGATGAATCTGGCCTGGGTCGCGTTGCCGCCGGATGACTCCGGCGGGGAGTCCCTGTCCCTGTGA
- a CDS encoding serine/threonine protein kinase codes for MPVIQVPGYEIFEKISDGAMGIVYKARQQSLNRVVAIKVLREELLSDPSAVAQFRLEANSVANLKHPNILQVYEAGEINGVPYFVMEYVAAYSVADWLSRKGVLAERDTLTIADTVARALQYAWDKAGLIHCDLKPGNILVDDDGSVKVADFSGISRSNISAEAQLLRDVTIGTPNYMSPEQVRGLADIDCRVDIYSLGAVMYHLVTGVLPFEHCTDQEAMRQHLEGTLTDPAEVNPSVSANFSMLVEKMMVKDRDQRPNNWEAVLADLERVQAGLPPLPPLAYPGSSTIRRTAQPKVAAPVVRPKPPPVFSPPQAPPAPLPTTLPHRRRPVLWALSGVAALLFALDLFLFLWPGSPLRRPTPRPPAAAKPPPPEPAPAPAPSPITSPTTHPPAVAPAPRPPRPPRPVPPATAEVTVVATQTSPPPPTAEASAATTTAVAEAAAHPPWPEYREYLKLMQEVITDCARRNHGGALERLRAWLRDHPAHAMRAQVEREAERIASLQGLFAILADNSRALWGRPIRFTSGVTGTVLAVRGTRVIVSRRLGEGTAETDHDLLRFSQQDILDLLRAADEAHFPLNAARFLLAEGQFAAVEMQLAAAQRISLPTEDLTAWLADWRRIVLNIRADRAVDDVKAKVEARDFDAAAESLAAATPAYRDTDVFQWGRAAEIAALDAAIRTFAKAPTGESLAPVSTPKTARSETPAPDTPADSVDTSDIEQVNVSELTSRLRELDGRVIRLRFRFRGPISETGPGMYVTDLGMDSSTIRVEFSQEGYRWFRNSVGTGFALDQPIRVAYGVVDARRQVVRLLGRTMKRRIGGQDEFFW; via the coding sequence ATGCCGGTAATACAAGTACCTGGCTACGAAATATTTGAGAAGATCAGCGACGGCGCGATGGGCATCGTCTACAAGGCCCGTCAGCAGTCGTTGAATCGTGTCGTCGCGATCAAGGTATTGCGAGAGGAGCTGCTTTCGGATCCCTCCGCGGTCGCGCAGTTCCGGCTGGAAGCCAACTCGGTTGCGAACCTGAAGCATCCGAACATCCTTCAGGTTTATGAGGCGGGCGAAATCAACGGCGTTCCATACTTCGTGATGGAATATGTCGCCGCCTACAGTGTGGCCGACTGGCTTTCGCGAAAGGGTGTCCTCGCTGAACGGGACACGCTCACGATCGCGGACACCGTCGCGCGTGCGCTTCAGTACGCGTGGGACAAAGCGGGTTTGATCCACTGCGACCTGAAGCCGGGCAACATCCTGGTGGACGACGACGGCTCGGTCAAGGTGGCCGATTTTTCGGGCATCAGCCGGAGCAACATCTCGGCCGAGGCGCAACTGCTGCGAGATGTCACCATCGGCACCCCGAACTACATGTCGCCTGAGCAGGTGAGAGGACTTGCGGACATCGACTGCCGCGTGGACATCTACTCGCTCGGCGCGGTGATGTATCACCTGGTCACCGGCGTGCTGCCGTTCGAGCACTGCACGGACCAGGAAGCGATGCGCCAGCACCTCGAAGGGACCCTCACCGATCCGGCCGAGGTGAATCCTTCGGTGTCCGCCAACTTCTCGATGCTGGTCGAGAAGATGATGGTGAAAGACCGCGACCAGCGACCCAACAACTGGGAGGCCGTGCTGGCTGACCTCGAACGCGTGCAGGCCGGCCTGCCGCCGCTGCCGCCGCTGGCCTATCCCGGCTCCAGTACGATCCGCCGCACCGCGCAGCCCAAAGTGGCCGCGCCGGTCGTCCGCCCGAAGCCGCCACCGGTGTTTTCGCCGCCCCAGGCCCCTCCGGCTCCCCTACCGACCACTCTTCCCCACCGCCGCCGTCCGGTGTTGTGGGCGCTTTCCGGTGTAGCAGCGCTGCTGTTCGCGTTGGACCTTTTTCTGTTCCTCTGGCCCGGTTCTCCGCTGCGTCGCCCCACCCCGCGCCCGCCGGCAGCGGCGAAGCCACCGCCTCCCGAACCCGCGCCGGCGCCCGCGCCATCCCCGATCACCTCGCCGACGACCCACCCCCCTGCGGTCGCGCCCGCTCCCCGCCCGCCGCGTCCTCCGCGGCCGGTTCCCCCCGCCACCGCCGAGGTGACGGTGGTCGCTACGCAAACGTCACCGCCGCCACCGACGGCCGAGGCATCCGCGGCGACCACCACAGCGGTCGCAGAGGCAGCCGCGCATCCTCCCTGGCCAGAGTACCGCGAGTATCTGAAGCTGATGCAGGAGGTGATCACCGATTGTGCCCGGCGCAACCACGGCGGGGCGCTCGAGCGCCTCCGGGCATGGCTGCGTGATCACCCTGCCCATGCGATGCGGGCGCAGGTCGAACGAGAAGCGGAACGAATCGCTTCGCTGCAGGGCTTGTTCGCGATCCTCGCGGACAACTCCCGAGCGCTGTGGGGGCGCCCGATTCGGTTCACCTCCGGCGTCACAGGTACCGTGCTCGCCGTCCGCGGCACCCGCGTGATTGTGTCGCGCCGTCTGGGCGAAGGCACCGCGGAAACCGATCACGACCTCCTCCGGTTCTCGCAGCAGGACATCCTCGACCTCCTCCGTGCAGCGGACGAGGCTCACTTTCCGCTGAACGCGGCCCGGTTCCTGCTCGCGGAGGGCCAGTTCGCCGCGGTGGAAATGCAGCTGGCGGCCGCCCAGCGAATTAGCCTCCCCACGGAAGACCTGACCGCGTGGCTTGCCGACTGGCGCCGCATCGTCCTGAACATCCGCGCCGACCGCGCTGTGGACGACGTGAAAGCGAAGGTCGAAGCCCGCGATTTCGATGCGGCCGCCGAATCACTCGCCGCCGCAACCCCCGCCTATCGCGACACCGACGTCTTCCAATGGGGACGCGCAGCCGAGATCGCCGCGCTCGATGCTGCGATTCGGACTTTCGCCAAAGCGCCCACCGGCGAGTCGCTTGCTCCCGTCAGCACCCCAAAGACCGCCCGCAGTGAGACCCCGGCGCCCGACACACCCGCCGACAGCGTGGACACCTCCGATATCGAACAGGTCAATGTCAGCGAGCTCACCTCGCGCTTGCGTGAACTCGACGGCCGCGTCATCCGACTCCGGTTCCGCTTCCGAGGCCCGATTTCCGAAACCGGCCCCGGCATGTACGTGACGGACCTGGGGATGGACTCCTCCACCATACGGGTGGAGTTCTCGCAGGAAGGCTACCGTTGGTTCCGCAACTCGGTCGGCACCGGCTTCGCACTCGATCAGCCGATCCGCGTCGCCTACGGCGTGGTGGACGCCCGCCGTCAGGTTGTGAGGCTGCTGGGCCGGACGATGAAGCGCCGCATCGGCGGACAGGATGAATTCTTCTGGTGA
- a CDS encoding heparinase II/III family protein, with translation MMTCDPLRRLVGIGWLLLGCSAGAADPDAHPRLLLDTRGLAAVREKIRSAPWSELWRQRLDNLDRAIAEPLRLPPRGGNWYHNYVCPEHGVRLREGRRTGEWTWEHHCPVGPHTLRGDPTTAALDFDGYSIMAVHEALAVQARDAGLAWALTGIERYAERAIAIVRAYAAAYLTYARHDNQGRPVREPGQGGRVASQPLSEATWLVPLLQGADFVWPRLDPADRQRFETGLVRVAIAETIRNPSRSPVVHNIQCHRNAAIGLAGFLLGDTQLVYEAISGPHGWHTNLLGGVLSDGVWFEGSWGYHFYTVRALLPLAEAARNSGLDLYREPLKRMFDAPLRVATPDGRLPAFNDSAEVALGEMANYYELALARYGDPAYAEVVRSGGSRSGPFALWYGVRDLPDTPALPRHGGSRNLADAGYAILQRGEGPDATWLCLKYGPHGGGHGHFDKNHLVLRSARRWILADSGTHLYGSRLHREWDKTSIAHSTLTIDERPQNPATGRCLAFGAADGIEYAMTDAGPIYPGVRFVRTVALLDSNLLWVADWVTADRARMLDVAVHVTGAWHDHQPGRPWSPPSAPGYRWLRDAILAEPAERVVSSVRGEGDRPIRLLAAAREPFSAVRAHGVGASTTDRVPVTIFRQTASEWHLTWALCWGDDAENARLDALAGENGVIRARLSAGGRSWELSADVPRMRVQGRSLE, from the coding sequence ATGATGACGTGTGACCCTCTTCGGCGACTGGTTGGTATCGGGTGGTTGCTGCTCGGTTGTTCGGCCGGCGCGGCCGATCCCGACGCCCACCCGCGGCTGCTGCTCGACACGCGAGGTCTCGCCGCCGTGCGCGAAAAAATCCGGTCGGCGCCCTGGTCGGAGTTATGGCGGCAGAGGCTGGACAATCTGGATCGGGCGATCGCCGAACCGCTGCGACTGCCGCCCCGGGGTGGGAACTGGTACCACAACTACGTCTGTCCCGAGCACGGCGTGCGACTGCGCGAGGGCCGGCGGACCGGCGAATGGACCTGGGAGCACCACTGCCCCGTCGGTCCCCACACACTTCGCGGCGATCCCACCACCGCGGCGCTGGACTTTGACGGTTACTCGATCATGGCCGTTCACGAGGCGCTGGCCGTGCAGGCGCGCGACGCGGGCCTCGCATGGGCGCTGACAGGGATCGAACGCTACGCGGAGCGGGCGATCGCGATCGTGCGCGCCTACGCCGCTGCGTATCTCACGTACGCACGGCACGATAACCAAGGGCGGCCGGTCCGAGAACCGGGCCAGGGTGGCCGCGTGGCCTCGCAACCGCTCTCCGAGGCGACCTGGCTGGTGCCGCTGTTGCAGGGGGCCGACTTCGTCTGGCCTCGACTGGATCCAGCCGACCGGCAGCGGTTTGAAACGGGCCTTGTGCGTGTCGCAATCGCGGAGACCATTCGCAATCCGTCGCGCTCGCCGGTTGTGCACAACATTCAATGCCATCGCAACGCCGCGATCGGCCTCGCCGGTTTTCTGCTCGGCGATACCCAGCTGGTGTACGAAGCGATTTCAGGGCCGCACGGATGGCACACCAACCTCCTCGGTGGCGTACTTTCCGATGGCGTGTGGTTCGAGGGCTCCTGGGGATACCACTTTTATACGGTGCGCGCGCTCCTTCCGCTGGCCGAGGCCGCGCGCAACTCGGGCCTCGATCTCTATCGAGAGCCGTTGAAGCGTATGTTCGACGCGCCACTGCGCGTTGCCACCCCGGACGGCCGTCTGCCGGCCTTCAACGATTCGGCAGAAGTCGCGCTTGGCGAGATGGCCAACTACTACGAGCTGGCACTGGCTCGCTACGGTGATCCCGCCTACGCCGAGGTGGTAAGAAGTGGTGGGTCACGCTCCGGCCCCTTCGCGCTGTGGTACGGCGTGCGGGATCTGCCCGACACTCCTGCCCTTCCTCGGCACGGGGGCTCGCGTAACCTCGCCGATGCCGGCTACGCGATCCTGCAACGGGGCGAAGGACCCGATGCGACATGGCTGTGCCTGAAGTACGGTCCGCACGGCGGAGGACATGGCCACTTCGACAAAAACCACCTGGTGCTCCGTTCCGCACGCCGTTGGATTCTCGCCGACAGCGGCACCCATCTCTATGGTTCCCGTCTCCATCGAGAATGGGACAAAACCTCGATTGCTCATTCCACCCTCACCATCGACGAGCGACCCCAGAACCCGGCGACGGGCCGGTGCCTGGCGTTCGGTGCCGCCGATGGCATCGAATACGCGATGACCGACGCCGGCCCGATCTATCCGGGGGTGCGCTTCGTGCGAACGGTTGCGTTGCTTGACTCCAACCTCCTGTGGGTGGCGGATTGGGTTACGGCCGATCGCGCACGGATGCTAGACGTGGCGGTCCACGTGACCGGCGCGTGGCACGACCATCAGCCGGGCCGGCCGTGGTCGCCCCCATCCGCGCCAGGCTACCGCTGGCTGCGAGACGCGATCCTTGCGGAGCCAGCCGAACGGGTGGTGTCTTCGGTCCGGGGGGAGGGAGACCGCCCCATTCGACTGCTCGCCGCCGCTCGCGAGCCATTCTCCGCGGTCCGGGCCCACGGGGTCGGGGCCTCGACCACCGACCGGGTGCCGGTGACCATCTTTCGGCAGACCGCCTCCGAATGGCATCTCACGTGGGCGCTCTGCTGGGGAGACGATGCAGAGAACGCGCGGCTCGATGCGCTGGCAGGGGAAAACGGCGTGATCCGCGCCCGTTTGTCCGCGGGCGGTCGGTCTTGGGAGCTCTCCGCGGACGTCCCGCGCATGCGGGTTCAGGGCCGATCGCTCGAGTAG
- a CDS encoding adenosine deaminase family protein has product MNENLPLRPTAEWLQRIPKTDLHVHLDGSLRIPTLVELARASGVALPSETEEGLRALVFKDHYANLTEYLRGFAYTTAVLRTPEHLERVAFELAEDNLAEGVRYIEVRFAPQLHYHADLHMRDVLAAVNRGLARAAQRHNQSEAVRSGADLPFHYGIIVCALRAFTRQYGPYFAALLDLLGAAPRKEVFSIASLEVVRTAVAIRDRDGLPIVGFDLAGEEAGYPAQDHREAYQYAHRWFLRKTVHAGEAYGPESIFQAITDCHANRIGHGTFLFAADMVRGPGIADAARYVEQLAEYIASQRITIEVCLTSNLQTTPSIRSVAEHPVRLMIERGLSVTICTDNRLVSHTTVTRELERLTAGVPLSARQFRNVIVAGFKGAFMPLRYVEKRAYVHQVIERLNECLRDAPALSAGETR; this is encoded by the coding sequence GTGAACGAAAACCTTCCGCTGCGGCCGACCGCCGAGTGGCTGCAGCGCATTCCGAAAACGGATCTTCACGTCCATCTGGACGGCTCGCTGCGCATCCCGACGCTGGTGGAGCTTGCCCGTGCCTCCGGCGTGGCGTTGCCCTCGGAAACGGAAGAGGGGCTACGGGCGCTGGTGTTCAAGGACCATTACGCGAACCTCACCGAGTACTTGCGCGGCTTCGCGTACACGACCGCGGTGTTGCGCACACCGGAGCATCTCGAACGTGTTGCGTTCGAGCTGGCGGAGGACAACCTGGCGGAGGGTGTGCGTTACATCGAGGTTCGCTTTGCGCCGCAGCTCCATTATCACGCGGATCTGCACATGCGCGATGTGCTCGCCGCGGTGAATCGCGGTCTTGCGCGGGCGGCGCAGCGGCACAACCAGAGCGAAGCGGTGCGGTCCGGCGCCGATCTGCCGTTCCACTATGGCATCATCGTCTGCGCGCTGCGCGCGTTTACGCGGCAGTACGGCCCATATTTTGCCGCGCTGCTCGACTTGCTCGGCGCGGCGCCGCGCAAGGAGGTGTTCAGCATCGCGTCGCTGGAGGTGGTGCGCACCGCGGTCGCAATTCGGGACCGCGACGGACTGCCGATCGTCGGGTTCGATCTGGCGGGCGAGGAGGCCGGCTATCCGGCGCAGGACCACCGCGAAGCCTATCAGTACGCGCACCGCTGGTTTCTTCGCAAGACCGTGCACGCCGGTGAGGCGTATGGCCCTGAGTCGATCTTCCAGGCAATCACGGACTGTCACGCGAACCGGATCGGCCACGGCACGTTTCTATTTGCGGCGGACATGGTCCGTGGCCCCGGCATCGCGGATGCGGCCCGCTACGTCGAACAGCTGGCCGAGTACATTGCCAGCCAGCGCATCACCATCGAGGTGTGCCTGACCAGCAATCTCCAGACAACGCCCTCGATCCGGTCGGTCGCGGAACATCCGGTGCGCCTGATGATCGAGCGGGGGCTGTCCGTGACGATCTGCACCGACAATCGTCTGGTGTCCCATACCACCGTGACGCGCGAGCTGGAACGGCTGACCGCAGGTGTCCCCCTCAGCGCGCGGCAGTTCCGAAACGTGATTGTCGCGGGGTTCAAGGGCGCCTTCATGCCGCTGCGATACGTCGAGAAGCGCGCGTATGTGCACCAGGTGATCGAGCGGCTGAACGAATGTCTGCGCGATGCGCCGGCGTTGTCGGCCGGCGAGACGCGATGA
- a CDS encoding septum formation initiator family protein — translation MSIWTVIYRAGVVAAFVLLAVVAALGIVPKWRAMQDYRRRKEDLERQIAIEEELTKLLRQKQERFRTDPRFVERIAHDLGLARSNEILYRIVREPGGAATNRARSSTVPRRGAGGE, via the coding sequence ATGAGCATCTGGACCGTCATCTATCGGGCCGGCGTGGTTGCGGCGTTTGTTCTGCTGGCCGTGGTCGCCGCACTGGGGATTGTGCCGAAATGGCGGGCCATGCAGGACTATCGGCGGCGAAAGGAAGACCTGGAACGCCAGATCGCGATTGAAGAGGAGCTGACCAAGCTGTTGCGCCAGAAGCAGGAGCGCTTTCGGACCGACCCGCGTTTTGTCGAGCGGATCGCGCACGATCTGGGGTTGGCGCGATCGAACGAGATTCTGTACCGGATCGTCCGGGAGCCCGGGGGGGCCGCGACGAACCGCGCGCGTTCGTCCACCGTTCCACGCCGCGGCGCGGGTGGCGAATGA